In the Topomyia yanbarensis strain Yona2022 chromosome 3, ASM3024719v1, whole genome shotgun sequence genome, one interval contains:
- the LOC131690237 gene encoding large subunit GTPase 1 homolog, whose amino-acid sequence MGKKKANQLGRSLIKDRFGHGNRKTVDNNSMLHTTEVQDGYDWGRLNLQSVTEESSFQEFLRTAELAGTEFQAEKLNISYVNPKSKVGLLTTNERVAIERKQVDKKNLLKIPRRPKWTKETTPEELQLMENENFLEWRRGLAALQEEEGMLMTPYEKNLDFWRQLWRVVERSDIVVQIVDARNPLLFRSDDLERYVKEVDERKMNMILINKSDFLNADQRKRWAEYFDEQNVRVAFFSAAQSVENAKREREAEAETAEREELEVLETKLKELDFKVEQAEETLERLEEKIEELVEGDNESTSSTKLRNSSKILSNTELIALFKRLHKSERVTPGVVTVGLVGYPNVGKSSTINAVFLEKKVSVSATPGKTKHFQTLYVDSELLFCDCPGLVMPSFCTTKADMILNGILPIDQMRDHVPPVNLLCTLIPRHVLEDTYGIMIAKPVEGEDPNRSPYSEELLLAFAYNRGYMTANGQPDQSRGSRYVLKDFVNGKLLYCNAPPGVEQKEFHQFPERHKEEVDVKLLPPRQQRAMKMGITTTGKDIDEQFFQERSYTGFVKGRNDFPNVRPMGVAGAASSQEAGVLIAGKPWKHQKREKREKLRRKYAHLDQH is encoded by the exons ATGGGAAAAAAGAAAGCTAACCAGTTAGGTCGTTCACTGATCAAGGACCGGTTCGGCCACGGTAATCGAAAAACAGTCGATAATAATAGCATG CTTCACACCACCGAAGTTCAGGATGGGTACGACTGGGGTCGATTGAATTTGCAGTCCGTCACGGAGGAATCTTCGTTCCAGGAATTTCTTAGAACGGCTGAACTGGCTGGTACGGAATTTCAAGCGGAAAAGTTAAATATTAGTTACGTTAATCCGAAATCCAAGGTCGGATTGCTGACCACGAACGAGCGGGTTGCCATCGAGCGAAAGCAGGTTGATAAGAAAAATCTGCTGAAGATTCCGAGGAGACCCAAATGGACCAAGGAAACGACACCGGAAGAGCTGCAATTGATGGAGAACGAGAATTTTCTCGAGTGGCGAAGAGGACTCGCAGCTTTACAGGAGGAGGAAGGTATGCTAATGACTCCTTACGAGAAAAATTTGGATTTCTGGCGTCAGCTGTGGAGAGTGGTGGAACGGTCGGATATCGTCGTTCAGATTGTTGATGCCAGGAATCCTTTGCTGTTCCGAAGTGATGATTTGGAGAGATACGTAAAGGAAGTGGACGAGAGAAAGATGAACATGATTTTGATCAATAAGTCTGACTTTCTCAACGCCGATCAGAGGAAACGGTGGGCGGAATATTTTGACGAACAGAACGTAAGAGTGGCGTTCTTTTCCGCTGCACAATCGGTAGAAAACGCGAAGCGGGAGCGAGAGGCGGAAGCAGAGACAGCGGAAAGAGAAGAGTTGGAGGTGCTAGAAACAAAACTGAAAGAGTTGGATTTTAAGGTTGAACAAGCGGAGGAGACGCTGGAGCGTTTGGAGGAAAAAATTGAAGAACTCGTCGAAGGTGATAATGAG agtACCTCGTCGACAAAGCTACGTAACAGCTCAAAGATTCTGTCCAATACCGAACTAATTGCGCTGTTCAAGCGTCTGCACAAATCCGAACGTGTCACTCCAGGTGTAGTTACCGTTGGTTTAGTAGGCTATCCGAACGTAGGCAAAAGTAGCACCATAAATGCCGTATTCCTGGAGAAAAAAGTTTCCGTTTCAGCTACTCCCGGTAAAACAAAGCACTTTCAAACTCTGTATGTGGATAGTGAGTTGCTGTTTTGTGACTGTCCCGGTCTCGTTATGCCAAGTTTCTGTACTACAAAGGCGGACATGATTTTGAATGGAATTCTACCGATCGATCAGATGCGGGATCATGTCCCACCGGTCAATCTGCTATGTACACTCATTCCGCGGCATGTTCTAGAGGATACGTATGGCATAATGATAGCCAAGCCGGTCGAAGGTGAGGATCCCAACAGGTCACCTTATTCGGAGGAGCTGTTACTGGCTTTTGCCTACAATAGGGGCTATATGACTGCCAATGGTCAACCGGATCAATCGCGTGGTTCTCGCTATGTGTTGAAGGATTTTGTGAATGGTAAATTGCTCTACTGCAATGCACCGCCTGGGGTTGAACAGAAAGAGTTTCACCAGTTTCCCGAGCGCCACAAGGAAGAGGTGGACGTGAAACTACTACCACCAAGGCAGCAACGTGCGATGAAG ATGGGCATTACCACTACCGGTAAAGACATCGACGAGCAGTTCTTCCAGGAACGCAGCTATACAGGATTCGTGAAAGGGCGTAATGATTTTCCGAATGTGCGACCGATGGGAGTGGCTGGAGCAGCTAGTTCACAGGAAGCGGGTGTGCTGATAGCGGGCAAACCTTGGAAACACCAGAAACGAGAAAAACGGGAAAAGCTTCGGCGCAAATATGCTCACCTTGATCAGCACTAA